The following proteins are encoded in a genomic region of Montipora foliosa isolate CH-2021 chromosome 8, ASM3666993v2, whole genome shotgun sequence:
- the LOC138013132 gene encoding uncharacterized protein: MNEFKDQCLTTVSGNLRCDACRETLSKKKSTVKKHVASVKHITALEKIKKSKKKDQNIKDLLAKTSGGAKGSTLPEDMRLYRYELVEALLKAGIPLSKADSLRPFLEKYGHRLTSRNHLAEFIPTIHQKEIDLVKSEIAANSAFSVIFDGSTRLGEALAIVVRFIDKDWNIQQRLLKLEVLAKSMNGEELAQRLIQCMAVEYKIQPNQLLAAMRDGASVNEAGLRQVMFFFPNIFNVICFSHTIDNVGKHFEFSVLDTFSRCWNTMFSLSPAARLLWKTRTGTAMRLHSKTRWWSKWEVLNQVMEFFGDVEPFLRENDNLSPVCRASLLEIFDDPVTARDLDIELAAMIDAGKHFVQATYYLEGDGPLVFACYERLSALAHAIAIDSFPNTEAKARQHAGRNMALYNQLVAQGKACINPGFRFYQQKFSLQFHNVVRAFKAAR, encoded by the coding sequence ATGAACGAGTTTAAGGACCAGTGCCTAACTACAGTGTCGGGAAATCTAAGATGTGACGCCTGCAGAGAaactctttccaaaaaaaagagtACTGTCAAGAAACATGTAGCATCCGTAAAGCACATCACAGCGCTAGAGAAGATTaagaaaagcaagaagaaagatcaaaatatcaaggatcttcttgcaaaaacaagcggaggagcaAAAGGATCCACATTACCCGAAGACATGAGGCTCTATCGATACGAGCTCGTGGAAGCTCTGCTGAAGGCAGGTATCCCTCTTTCAAAAGCCGACAGTTTGCgaccatttcttgaaaaatatggtCATCGCCTGACATCTCGGAACCATCTCGCAGAATTCATTCCCACGATTCATCAGAAGGAGATAGACTTAGTGAAATCCGAAATAGCTGCCAACAGTGCTTTTTCTGTGATCTTTGATGGGAGCACCAGGCTTGGGGAAGCGTTGGCAATTGTCGTCCGCTTCATTGACAAAGATTGGAATATACAGCAGAGGCTTCTCAAACTTGAAGTTCTAGCCAAGAGCATGAATGGGGAAGAGCTTGCTCAAAGACTGATTCAGTGCATGGCTGTGGAGTATAAAATACAGCCGAACCAGCTTCTAGCAGCAATGAGAGATGGTGCCTCAGTAAATGAGGCTGGATTGCGTCAAGTCATGTTTTTCTTTCCCAATATTTTTAATGTCATCTGTTTCTCACACACAATCGACAATGTTGGGAAACACTTTGAATTTAGTGTCCTAGACACATTTTCTAGGTGTTGGAACACCATGTTTTCTCTAAGTCCAGCTGCCCGGCTGTTGTGGAAGACAAGAACTGGCACAGCAATGCGACTTCATTCCAAAACCAGATGGTGGAGCAAATGGGAAGTCCTCAATCAGGTAATGGAGTTTTTTGGGGACGTTGAGCCCTTCCTAAGAGAAAATGATAACCTGTCTCCTGTTTGCCGTGCAAGCCTGTTGGAGATTTTTGATGATCCAGTTACTGCTAGAGACTTAGACATTGAGCTTGCTGCTATGATTGATGCGGGCAAGCACTTTGTTCAAGCAACTTATTATCTTGAGGGGGATGGTCCCTTAGTATTTGCTTGCTATGAACGTTTGTCTGCATTAGCACATGCAATAGCCATTGACTCTTTTCCAAACACCGAGGCCAAAGCTCGCCAACATGCAGGTAGAAATATGGCATTGTACAACCAGTTAGTTGCCCAAGGAAAGGCATGCATCAATCCAGGCTTCCGCTTTTACCAACAGAAATTCAGTTTGCAGTTCCACAATGTTGTTCGTGCATTTAAGGCTGCACGCTAA